The following proteins are encoded in a genomic region of Mycobacterium kiyosense:
- the sigX gene encoding ECF RNA polymerase sigma factor SigX translates to MTPAAAPSEKLEPDRVVGGIPLAVLVRDYHRPMVNFACTMVDSPAVAEEAVQEAWVQVLKSAATFEGRSSVATWLFGIVKHTASRHRRRETRIREHEVLSTEDTDPLSGRMHPAGHPDAGHWSVPPSQRFLPEDQTVQRELVGFVRAALDTLPVRQRQLIILRDLVGTSSEEAAEILELSADAQRALLYRARGNLRNELEKRYQR, encoded by the coding sequence ATGACTCCCGCGGCCGCTCCCTCCGAAAAGCTGGAACCCGATCGCGTGGTTGGCGGGATCCCGTTGGCTGTCCTGGTGCGCGACTACCACCGGCCGATGGTGAATTTTGCTTGCACGATGGTGGATTCGCCCGCGGTGGCGGAGGAGGCCGTACAGGAGGCGTGGGTGCAGGTGCTGAAATCCGCGGCGACCTTCGAGGGCCGTTCGTCCGTAGCTACCTGGTTGTTCGGCATCGTCAAGCACACCGCGTCCCGGCACCGCCGCCGCGAGACCCGGATCCGCGAGCACGAGGTGCTGAGCACCGAAGACACCGACCCACTTTCCGGGCGGATGCATCCCGCGGGCCACCCCGACGCCGGGCACTGGAGCGTGCCGCCGTCGCAGCGATTTCTTCCCGAAGACCAGACGGTGCAACGCGAACTCGTCGGGTTTGTCCGGGCGGCCCTCGACACGCTGCCGGTGCGGCAACGGCAGCTGATCATCCTGCGTGACCTCGTCGGCACGTCGTCGGAGGAGGCGGCCGAGATCCTGGAACTGTCCGCTGACGCGCAGCGCGCCCTGCTGTATCGGGCCCGCGGCAACCTGCGCAACGAATTGGAAAAGCGGTATCAACGATGA